From Niallia sp. Man26:
CCAACACAAACTCCGCCTTTGTAGCTTACCTCCTTAGGCAAATGAGCGCCTTGTTTTGGGAAATGCTTCTCAGGTTCCTTCAGCCACTCTAAAATATTCAATCTTGTTTCATTAGAGAGTGCTTTAAATACATGAATAGGTTCCATGGTACCGATTATATCGGTTTTTTTAGATATGTCAATTTTTACTTTTATAAGACATGCTTAACGGCCTTTTATTGAGTAAATGAGTTAATATCTGCAATAATATACTATATACATTATAAACATAGATGTAATATTCATAAGGACAAAAGGAAAGGAGTTCCCTCATGAATATTACATCATTTATAATATACTGCTTTATCGTAACATTCACACCAGGTCCTACTAATATCGTTATTTTATCAACAGTGCACAATTTTGGTACTAGAAAGGCAATGGAATATACATATGGAGCAACGGTTGCGTTCGGCCTACTGCTTGTTGTATCTGCTTTTCTGAACTCTGTGCTTTATACAATCATACCCAAGCTTTTAATGGTGATGCAGATTATCGGCAGCTTATACATGATTTATCTGGCAGTGCAAATATATAAAAGTGATTCAGCAAAAGGCAATTTAATAAATAATACAGGCACGTTTTTATCTGGATTTATCATGCAATTTGTAAATCCTAAAGTAATTCTGTTTACGATGACCATTATTCCAAGCTATATCATGCCGTATTTCCAGTCAGCATCAGCATTGATGACAAGTATAGCCGGTATTACTTTCATCGGTTTTTTAGCCTTTATTACTTGGGTGCTTTTCGGCGCAATATTTAAAGCCTTTTTGCAAAAACATAAAAAGGCAGTCAATCTTCTAATGGCTTTATTTCTAGTATACGCCGCTGGAATGATGTGGTTTTAGCAGAGAAAAAAGGGGTGGTTGCAGTGGAGAAATTTATTTATAAAAAATCAGCTGGCATAACTGCCTTAGCAGCCAGTATGTATGAGTTTACCTATAAAAAGCATGCTCATAAAGAGTATGCAATAGGGGTCACATTACGCGGCATTCAACGATATCATTTAGATGGCAGTTTGCAGTTGTCCCATAAAGGCGGCGTCATGTTTTTTAATCCAGAACAAGCTCATGACGGGATGGCACATGATGATGCAGGCCTTGATTATGTGATGCTTTATATCGATCCACAACTGTTCTTAGAGGTATCGGAGAAAAAGGAAATAATCAAGTTTTCAACACCTATTGTATACGATAAAATCCTTCAGCAAAAAGTTATAAGACTAGCTAATGCTATTCTTAATAAAAAAGGGGAAGATGTCTGCAGTGAGTTGCTGCTGTCGCTAACAGACAGTCTTGTTCAAACAAACCTCTCTCAAGAATATAAAAAAGATAATGTTCTGATAAGAAAAGCAAAGGAGATGCTTCGTGCTAACTTACTGGCCGTTCCTAAGCTTGACGATATAAGCGGTGAGCTTGATTTATCAAAATATCAATTTATCCGAATATTCAATGCTCATACAGGAATCTCCCCATATCAATACTTTCTAAACAGCAAGCTAGAACAAGCAAAGCAGTTAATAGAAAGAAAGAGAGATATCTATGCTGCTGTAGCAGAATGCGGTTTTGTAGATTTACCTCATTTAAATAAACATTTTAAAAGTGTCTATGGAACGACAGCATATGAATATTTGTCTAATTTAAATTGACTGCTAGACTTTGTCTAACAGTTTTTTTATGCATGAGGAGGATGAAACTTATCTGATGAATAAACGTATGTAACATTACCGGATTATGAAGAAATGGATAGGAGGGCTTTTTTGAAAAATAATGATGAAGAGAAAAGTAAAATTGAAACAGACGACAGTTGGAATCGAGCGCTGTATGGCAGTCCTACCATCGGTGGCTTTATTGTTATCGGAATCATCATTATCATCATTGGATACAAAATTTTATTTTAGCAAGGCAATAACCTTAATAGGAGTTAAAAATGAATCTTA
This genomic window contains:
- a CDS encoding LysE family transporter; the protein is MNITSFIIYCFIVTFTPGPTNIVILSTVHNFGTRKAMEYTYGATVAFGLLLVVSAFLNSVLYTIIPKLLMVMQIIGSLYMIYLAVQIYKSDSAKGNLINNTGTFLSGFIMQFVNPKVILFTMTIIPSYIMPYFQSASALMTSIAGITFIGFLAFITWVLFGAIFKAFLQKHKKAVNLLMALFLVYAAGMMWF
- a CDS encoding AraC family transcriptional regulator, encoding MEKFIYKKSAGITALAASMYEFTYKKHAHKEYAIGVTLRGIQRYHLDGSLQLSHKGGVMFFNPEQAHDGMAHDDAGLDYVMLYIDPQLFLEVSEKKEIIKFSTPIVYDKILQQKVIRLANAILNKKGEDVCSELLLSLTDSLVQTNLSQEYKKDNVLIRKAKEMLRANLLAVPKLDDISGELDLSKYQFIRIFNAHTGISPYQYFLNSKLEQAKQLIERKRDIYAAVAECGFVDLPHLNKHFKSVYGTTAYEYLSNLN